One genomic segment of Oleidesulfovibrio alaskensis DSM 16109 includes these proteins:
- a CDS encoding DUF2207 domain-containing protein: MSHTLQKRTALLAACLAAVPLLCALLLSSPVPACAARQAPAAERILLFDSTVHIQPDGLLSVRETIRVNVLGQNIRRGIFRDIPVRYKLGMGLRRRHALIVQNVLRNGKPEPYAVEQRNHVLRILIGSGHAMLDHGVHTYEITYTLDKQIGVPEDGKEALLAWNVTGNYWDFTIDKATCTVVAPPGVSVVSATGATGRPGEHGTTFTASYHGAEAAFATTKPLPPREGFTIFTRLTPPDGLAGPQGFAAVWADNKLFFAGIALQLLPLLVFALLWHKFGRDPHGPVVIPRYEPPAGMDAASAGSLLQNAPMPRKRALMLSIVHLAAEGCLTIETEKMTHVLHATGKPSSVPANRQVLEELFRTGNTVQLSSYNRPALSSAADALQRSMKERYDTPEIRRNNTSKLLLCVLSSIAALAGSVPLVFAGDAGGFMAGAASGMLLLMAGLVPYKILSRRFSIPGILFSLIFFSFALIFFASFNRHAEANTGMVIVLWNVFLLWLFRRLMPAYTEKGMALVNELKGFRLFLSLTEKQRLQMQDQPEITRERFEALLPFAMAFGVERRWEDSFKAAMQLRGEDSTNYGIRWYDRGFSGTEMRHAGLGAALGSSIGASVSASMPESTVSGSSGGFSSGGSGSSGGGSGSGGGGGGGGGW, encoded by the coding sequence ATGTCCCACACCCTGCAAAAGCGGACAGCGCTGCTTGCCGCCTGTCTGGCCGCCGTGCCGCTGCTCTGCGCTCTGCTGCTGTCTTCTCCCGTTCCCGCCTGCGCAGCCCGGCAGGCCCCTGCGGCAGAACGCATTCTGCTGTTTGATTCCACCGTGCACATTCAGCCCGACGGGCTGTTGTCCGTGCGTGAGACCATCAGGGTCAACGTTCTGGGCCAAAACATCCGGCGCGGTATTTTCCGCGATATTCCGGTGCGCTACAAGCTCGGCATGGGGTTACGCCGCCGTCATGCGCTCATTGTGCAGAACGTGCTGCGCAACGGAAAACCGGAACCCTATGCCGTGGAACAGCGCAATCATGTACTGCGCATACTCATCGGCTCGGGGCATGCCATGCTGGACCACGGGGTGCATACCTATGAGATAACCTACACGCTGGACAAACAGATAGGTGTACCCGAAGACGGCAAAGAAGCGCTGCTGGCGTGGAACGTGACAGGCAACTACTGGGACTTCACCATCGACAAAGCCACGTGCACCGTTGTGGCTCCTCCCGGGGTATCTGTTGTGTCCGCCACGGGGGCCACAGGCAGACCCGGTGAACACGGCACGACGTTCACCGCATCGTACCACGGGGCAGAAGCCGCATTTGCCACCACCAAGCCGCTGCCGCCCCGGGAAGGCTTCACCATATTCACGCGGCTGACACCGCCGGACGGCCTTGCGGGACCGCAGGGCTTTGCTGCCGTATGGGCTGACAACAAGCTTTTCTTTGCCGGAATCGCGCTGCAGTTGCTGCCCCTTCTGGTCTTTGCCCTCCTTTGGCACAAATTCGGACGCGACCCGCACGGCCCGGTGGTTATCCCCCGCTATGAGCCGCCCGCAGGTATGGACGCGGCCTCTGCCGGCAGCCTGCTGCAAAACGCCCCCATGCCGCGCAAACGCGCACTGATGCTCAGCATCGTGCATCTGGCAGCAGAAGGCTGTCTGACCATCGAAACGGAAAAAATGACACATGTTCTGCATGCCACCGGCAAGCCCTCGTCGGTACCCGCCAACCGGCAGGTGCTGGAAGAGCTGTTCAGGACAGGCAACACAGTGCAGCTGAGCAGCTATAACCGGCCGGCGCTTTCTTCGGCGGCGGATGCGCTGCAGCGCTCCATGAAAGAACGCTATGACACCCCTGAAATACGCCGCAACAACACCTCCAAGCTGCTGCTGTGTGTGCTGAGCAGCATTGCCGCACTGGCAGGCAGCGTACCGCTTGTGTTCGCCGGTGATGCCGGAGGATTTATGGCGGGGGCCGCTTCCGGCATGTTGCTGCTCATGGCAGGACTTGTGCCCTACAAGATTCTCAGCAGGCGGTTCAGCATTCCGGGCATACTGTTCTCTTTGATATTTTTCAGTTTCGCGCTCATCTTTTTTGCCTCTTTCAACAGACATGCAGAAGCCAACACCGGCATGGTCATCGTGCTGTGGAACGTGTTTCTGCTCTGGCTTTTCCGCAGACTGATGCCCGCCTACACCGAAAAAGGCATGGCTCTCGTCAATGAGCTAAAAGGATTCAGACTGTTTCTTTCGCTCACCGAAAAGCAGCGGCTGCAGATGCAGGACCAGCCTGAAATCACCCGCGAGCGGTTTGAGGCCCTGTTGCCCTTTGCCATGGCTTTCGGCGTTGAACGCCGCTGGGAGGACAGCTTTAAAGCTGCCATGCAGCTGCGCGGCGAAGACAGCACCAACTACGGCATACGCTGGTATGACAGAGGTTTTTCCGGCACAGAGATGCGCCATGCCGGACTGGGCGCCGCGCTGGGCAGCAGCATCGGGGCATCAGTCTCCGCCAGCATGCCGGAATCCACCGTCTCCGGTTCTTCCGGCGGCTTCAGCAGCGGCGGAAGCGGCAGCAGCGGCGGAGGCAGCGGTTCCGGAGGAGGCGGCGGCGGGGGCGGCGGCTGGTAA
- the speB gene encoding agmatinase: MSLCEHEERFLDSELEPVAPGKARFHIIPAGYEASVSYGGGTFRGPAAILAASRQLELWDGLSDPSRLGLFTHCPVDCDAETAEVLMRIEASVQAALDAAPENPPVPVLLGGEHTVTLGALRALHKRYGSFGVVQFDAHADLRERYDGTPYSHACVMRRALEMGLPLVQVGVRACSEEEVRVRTAHGVTCWDARQLAEHGLPEHILPPDFPSRVYVTFDVDGLDPAVIRATGTPVPGGLGWWDAQHMLRQAVEGRHVLGMDVVELAPDLGDIASDFAAAQLVYNMMGMVQRHAAAKGRV, translated from the coding sequence ATGAGTTTGTGCGAACATGAAGAGCGTTTTCTGGACTCCGAGCTGGAGCCTGTGGCGCCCGGAAAGGCGCGGTTTCATATTATTCCGGCGGGCTACGAAGCCTCTGTATCGTACGGCGGAGGCACCTTCAGGGGGCCTGCCGCCATTCTGGCCGCATCGCGGCAGCTGGAGCTGTGGGACGGGCTGTCCGACCCTTCACGGCTGGGGCTGTTCACCCACTGCCCTGTGGACTGCGATGCAGAAACGGCAGAGGTGCTGATGCGTATCGAAGCCTCGGTGCAGGCCGCGCTGGACGCTGCGCCGGAGAATCCGCCTGTGCCTGTGCTGCTGGGCGGAGAGCATACCGTCACGCTGGGAGCGCTGAGGGCTTTGCATAAACGGTACGGATCGTTCGGGGTGGTGCAGTTTGACGCGCATGCCGATCTGAGAGAACGCTACGACGGTACCCCCTACAGCCACGCCTGCGTCATGCGCAGGGCGCTTGAAATGGGCCTGCCGCTGGTGCAGGTGGGCGTGCGTGCCTGCAGCGAAGAAGAAGTCCGGGTGCGCACGGCACATGGCGTGACATGCTGGGACGCCCGTCAGCTGGCGGAACACGGTCTGCCGGAGCATATTCTGCCGCCGGACTTTCCCTCGCGGGTGTATGTGACGTTTGATGTGGACGGGCTGGACCCTGCGGTCATACGCGCCACGGGAACCCCCGTGCCGGGAGGACTGGGCTGGTGGGACGCTCAGCACATGCTGCGGCAGGCAGTGGAAGGGCGCCATGTCCTTGGTATGGATGTCGTGGAACTGGCACCGGATCTTGGTGACATTGCCTCGGACTTTGCCGCGGCGCAACTGGTGTACAACATGATGGGCATGGTGCAGCGGCATGCCGCAGCAAAGGGGCGCGTCTGA
- a CDS encoding chemotaxis protein CheW: MTEDTTAQCSQCSQYFTFVLDNELFALEIDSIREVLELPHITRIPRTPAFMRGVINLRGHAVPVVDLRRKFAMPAVQDTVDTCIIIVEVMMDGELSIIGALADGVREVVDISPDAVEPAPRMGTAIQPEYIRGITRHDNAFVMLLDAERLFSQAEMEMPPAAPL, encoded by the coding sequence ATGACAGAAGATACCACCGCACAGTGCAGCCAATGCAGCCAGTACTTCACTTTTGTTCTGGATAACGAGCTGTTTGCACTTGAAATAGACTCCATACGCGAGGTGCTGGAACTGCCTCACATCACACGCATTCCACGAACACCGGCATTTATGCGCGGTGTCATCAATCTGCGGGGGCATGCCGTGCCCGTGGTCGATTTGCGGCGCAAATTCGCCATGCCCGCAGTGCAGGACACCGTGGATACCTGCATAATCATCGTGGAGGTGATGATGGACGGCGAGCTGTCCATCATCGGAGCGCTGGCGGACGGAGTGCGCGAAGTGGTGGACATCAGCCCCGATGCCGTGGAACCGGCCCCCCGCATGGGAACAGCCATACAACCGGAGTACATCAGGGGCATTACCCGCCACGACAACGCGTTTGTCATGCTGCTGGACGCGGAACGGCTTTTTTCGCAGGCGGAAATGGAAATGCCGCCGGCGGCCCCCCTGTAA
- the nspC gene encoding carboxynorspermidine decarboxylase encodes MERGYLERLGIGRVPSPCFVVDEGLLSRNLAVLDTVQQRTGARILLALKGFAMFSVFPLLRTVLHGACASSPHEARLAREEFGREVHVFAAAYSDDDMQDILRHADHVVFNSFAQLERFRPAVQACPRHVSMGIRVNPEHSEGAVPIYDPCSDGSRLGVRLREFEAALERDSGALDGVEGLHFHTLCQHNADALERTLAEVEKKFGRWMHGMQWVNMGGGHHITRSDYDVDTLCRCAAHVRRTYGVQVYLEPGEAVALDTGILVATVLDVVQADMPVAILDASAACHMPDVLEMPYRPHVIGSGLQGEKAYSYRFAGKSCLAGDVIGEYSFDEPLRAGDRVAFTDMAIYSMVKTNTFNGLQLPAIARYRPATDEILVERTFGYEDFRNRLS; translated from the coding sequence GTGGAAAGAGGTTATCTTGAAAGGTTAGGCATCGGAAGGGTGCCCTCGCCGTGCTTTGTGGTGGACGAGGGCCTTCTGAGCCGGAATCTTGCCGTGCTGGACACGGTTCAGCAGCGCACCGGTGCCAGAATTCTGCTGGCACTCAAGGGGTTTGCCATGTTCAGCGTGTTTCCGCTGCTGCGCACGGTACTGCATGGAGCCTGTGCCAGTTCGCCGCATGAGGCCCGTCTTGCGCGGGAGGAATTCGGGCGCGAGGTGCATGTTTTTGCCGCCGCGTACTCCGATGACGACATGCAGGACATCCTGCGGCATGCTGACCATGTGGTGTTCAACTCATTTGCACAGCTGGAGCGTTTCCGGCCTGCGGTGCAGGCCTGTCCGCGGCATGTGAGCATGGGTATACGCGTCAATCCCGAACACTCGGAAGGCGCGGTGCCCATATACGACCCGTGTTCGGACGGTTCTCGTCTGGGCGTGCGTCTGCGTGAGTTTGAAGCGGCTCTGGAACGGGATTCCGGCGCACTGGACGGTGTGGAGGGGCTGCATTTTCATACGCTGTGTCAGCACAATGCCGATGCGCTGGAGCGTACGCTGGCCGAGGTGGAAAAGAAATTCGGCCGGTGGATGCACGGCATGCAGTGGGTCAACATGGGCGGCGGGCACCACATTACCCGCAGCGATTACGATGTGGACACGCTGTGCCGGTGCGCCGCGCATGTGCGCCGCACATACGGTGTGCAGGTGTATCTGGAGCCCGGCGAGGCGGTGGCGCTGGACACCGGCATACTGGTGGCCACCGTGCTGGATGTGGTTCAGGCGGATATGCCTGTGGCCATACTGGACGCTTCGGCCGCATGCCATATGCCCGATGTACTGGAAATGCCCTACAGACCCCATGTCATCGGCTCGGGGCTGCAGGGGGAAAAAGCGTATTCCTACCGCTTTGCCGGCAAGTCGTGTCTTGCCGGTGATGTCATCGGCGAATACTCGTTTGATGAGCCGCTCAGGGCCGGAGACAGGGTGGCCTTTACCGATATGGCCATCTACTCCATGGTGAAAACAAACACCTTCAACGGGCTGCAGCTGCCTGCCATAGCACGCTACAGACCCGCCACCGATGAAATACTGGTCGAGCGTACCTTTGGGTACGAAGACTTCAGAAACAGGCTTTCCTGA
- a CDS encoding LemA family protein — MYIFIATAAPAALIVLWGIMLYNRFVRFRAMIEEAWSGIDVHLKQRHDLVPNLVATVRGYADHENQTLTAVTEARNRCMTAGGPQEAAVAESFLGQALGNLFALSESYPQLKADAGFRQLQEQLASLEDNIQNARRYYNGTVRQMNVAVDSFPSNIIAGIFKFSRADYFELEDAAQRAVPAVQF; from the coding sequence ATGTATATTTTCATAGCAACGGCGGCACCCGCAGCATTGATCGTGCTGTGGGGCATCATGCTGTACAACCGTTTTGTCCGCTTCCGGGCCATGATTGAAGAAGCCTGGAGCGGTATCGACGTTCATCTGAAGCAGCGTCACGATCTTGTGCCCAACCTTGTCGCCACTGTGCGCGGATATGCAGACCACGAAAATCAGACCCTGACGGCTGTCACCGAAGCGAGAAACCGCTGCATGACAGCGGGCGGACCGCAGGAGGCTGCAGTGGCGGAAAGCTTTCTGGGTCAGGCGCTTGGCAATCTGTTCGCCCTTTCGGAAAGCTACCCCCAACTGAAGGCTGATGCCGGATTCAGGCAGCTGCAGGAACAGCTTGCCTCTCTGGAAGACAACATCCAGAACGCCCGCCGCTACTACAACGGCACAGTACGCCAGATGAATGTGGCCGTAGACAGTTTCCCGTCAAATATCATAGCCGGAATATTCAAGTTTTCCCGCGCAGACTATTTTGAACTGGAAGACGCCGCCCAGCGTGCTGTCCCCGCCGTGCAGTTTTAG